From a region of the Pantanalinema sp. genome:
- a CDS encoding DUF4340 domain-containing protein, whose translation MNWKSTLALAAVAGGLLGYAYFVEAKKDAPPAQDATEVKLWDAKKDASLNRLVLTDASGSKAEYLRKSEAEGWRYAPQATHSLETFSWDNPYENLAAFTADRKVEDAATDLSVYGLDKPTLTMALGDAKKPERYKVLIGAKSPMDGSSYYVRVNEDKAIYQVSSWKVDSWLKLVSAPPVATPSPAPATGSTKAP comes from the coding sequence ATGAACTGGAAGAGCACGCTCGCCCTCGCGGCGGTCGCCGGCGGCCTTCTGGGCTACGCCTACTTCGTCGAGGCCAAGAAGGACGCCCCGCCTGCCCAGGACGCCACCGAGGTCAAGCTCTGGGACGCCAAGAAGGACGCGAGCCTGAACCGGCTCGTCCTGACGGACGCCTCGGGATCGAAGGCCGAGTACCTGCGCAAGTCGGAGGCCGAGGGGTGGCGCTACGCCCCCCAGGCCACCCACTCGCTCGAGACGTTCAGCTGGGACAATCCCTACGAGAACCTGGCGGCCTTCACCGCCGACCGCAAGGTCGAGGACGCCGCCACGGACCTGTCGGTCTACGGCCTCGACAAGCCGACCCTCACGATGGCCCTGGGCGACGCCAAGAAGCCCGAGCGCTACAAGGTGCTGATCGGGGCCAAGAGCCCGATGGACGGCTCCTCGTACTACGTCAGGGTCAACGAGGACAAGGCCATCTATCAGGTCAGCTCCTGGAAGGTCGACTCCTGGCTCAAGCTGGTCTCGGCACCGCCGGTGGCGACCCCGTCGCCTGCCCCCGCGACCGGCTCGACGAAGGCCCCCTAG
- a CDS encoding galactokinase: MSETTSSQTERVHASFRAHFGATPDWMVRAPGRVNLIGEHTDYNDGFVFPAAIDREVVLGARHRGDRTVRLYADNFQQADAFDLDAIERVPSSPAAAGWSNYVRGVFQAFRDQGHRLGGMDIAFSGDVPLGAGLSSSAALEVATGTLLDRAFGLGLGGREVALLGQRAENAFVGVQCGIMDQFVSALGERDHALFLDCRSLAYRNVPLGLEARGLSIAIVDSGVKRGLVESQFNARRQECREALERLGVLLARPDLSSLRDVSAGDFASVEADLPETLRARARHVITENERVLASVAALEAGDFAVFGAQMNRSHRSLRDDYAVSTPALDLLVGLAQALPGVLGARLTGAGFGGCIVSLVAASALEAFRREVVERYHAETGRVAALFVSPAADGARVIAQGTQAPGPRGR; this comes from the coding sequence ATGAGCGAGACGACTTCGTCGCAGACCGAGCGGGTCCACGCCTCTTTTCGCGCGCACTTCGGCGCGACACCCGACTGGATGGTGCGCGCCCCGGGGCGCGTCAACCTGATCGGCGAGCACACGGACTACAACGACGGCTTCGTCTTTCCGGCGGCCATCGACCGCGAGGTGGTGCTCGGCGCCCGCCACAGGGGCGACCGGACGGTACGCCTCTACGCCGACAACTTCCAGCAGGCCGATGCGTTCGACCTGGACGCGATCGAAAGGGTCCCCTCCTCGCCCGCTGCCGCCGGCTGGAGCAACTACGTGCGCGGGGTCTTCCAGGCCTTCCGGGACCAGGGCCACCGCCTCGGGGGCATGGACATCGCCTTTTCGGGCGACGTGCCGCTCGGAGCGGGCCTCAGCTCGAGCGCGGCCCTGGAGGTCGCCACGGGCACGCTGCTCGATCGCGCCTTCGGCCTGGGCCTGGGGGGGCGCGAGGTCGCCTTGCTGGGGCAGCGCGCGGAGAACGCGTTCGTGGGCGTCCAGTGCGGCATCATGGACCAGTTCGTCTCGGCGCTGGGGGAGCGGGATCACGCCCTCTTCCTCGATTGCCGCAGCCTGGCGTATCGCAACGTGCCCCTGGGGCTCGAGGCGCGGGGCCTCTCCATCGCGATCGTCGACTCGGGCGTCAAGCGAGGCCTGGTGGAGTCCCAGTTCAACGCGCGGCGCCAGGAGTGCCGCGAGGCGCTCGAGCGCCTGGGGGTCCTGCTCGCCAGGCCGGATCTCTCGAGCCTGCGCGACGTGAGCGCCGGCGACTTTGCGTCGGTCGAGGCGGATCTGCCCGAGACCCTCCGGGCCCGGGCCCGCCACGTCATCACCGAGAACGAGCGGGTGCTCGCGAGCGTGGCGGCCCTCGAAGCCGGCGATTTCGCCGTTTTCGGAGCCCAGATGAACCGCTCGCACCGGAGCCTGAGGGACGACTACGCGGTCTCGACCCCGGCGCTCGATCTCCTGGTGGGCCTGGCCCAGGCCCTGCCGGGGGTGCTGGGGGCGAGGCTCACGGGGGCGGGCTTCGGCGGCTGCATCGTGAGCCTGGTGGCGGCCTCGGCCCTCGAGGCCTTCCGGCGCGAGGTGGTAGAGCGCTACCATGCTGAGACGGGGCGCGTCGCCGCGCTGTTCGTGAGCCCCGCGGCGGACGGAGCGAGGGTTATTGCCCAGGGCACTCAAGCCCCGGGGCCTCGGGGTCGATAA
- the nagA gene encoding N-acetylglucosamine-6-phosphate deacetylase gives MTKTLLTGGSVSTPAGIQEGAEVLIEGDRIQAVGTALSRPSGVSIVDVEGALIAPGFIDAHIHGGLSFDTMDANPEALFAISMHLARHGVTAWLPTTVACEATLLDRILSAVGAAKAAEPTGARILGAHLESNFLSPRYKGAQPAECLRPTGDPELRAVLSRHAGTIRLLTLAPELEGADGLIRELVASGVVVSVGHTDATYDQVLSAVEAGSSRLTHLCNAQRGFHHREPGVLGAGLVCDALFTEVIADLEHVHPAGLTIAYRCKGPSRLMLVSDAVRGTGLPPGEYELGGQTTFLDGRTSRFADGTIAGSVITLDRAVRNMVRTVGVPLHEAIAMASDVPARSLGLSDLGRVAPGYRADLVVLSGALEVRATYVAGRRVHQA, from the coding sequence ATGACCAAGACGCTGTTGACGGGCGGGAGCGTCTCGACCCCCGCGGGCATCCAGGAGGGGGCCGAGGTCCTGATCGAGGGCGATCGCATCCAGGCGGTGGGGACGGCCCTTTCGCGCCCCTCAGGGGTTTCGATCGTCGACGTGGAGGGCGCCTTGATCGCGCCCGGCTTCATCGACGCCCACATCCACGGCGGCCTCTCGTTCGACACCATGGACGCCAATCCCGAGGCGCTCTTCGCGATCTCCATGCACCTCGCCCGGCACGGGGTGACGGCCTGGCTGCCGACCACCGTGGCCTGCGAGGCGACCCTGCTCGATCGCATCCTTTCGGCCGTCGGCGCGGCCAAGGCCGCCGAGCCGACCGGGGCCCGGATCCTCGGCGCCCACCTCGAGAGCAACTTCCTCTCGCCCAGGTACAAGGGGGCCCAGCCCGCCGAGTGCCTGCGCCCCACGGGGGATCCGGAGCTCCGGGCGGTGCTCTCGCGCCACGCGGGGACCATTCGCCTGCTGACGCTCGCCCCAGAGCTCGAAGGGGCAGACGGCCTGATCCGCGAGCTGGTCGCCTCGGGGGTGGTGGTCTCGGTGGGCCACACCGATGCGACCTACGACCAGGTCCTCTCGGCCGTGGAGGCCGGAAGCTCGCGCTTGACCCACCTGTGCAACGCCCAGCGGGGCTTCCACCACCGCGAGCCGGGGGTGCTTGGAGCGGGCCTCGTGTGCGATGCGCTCTTCACCGAGGTGATCGCCGATCTCGAGCACGTCCACCCGGCGGGCCTCACCATCGCCTACCGCTGCAAGGGCCCCTCGCGCCTGATGCTCGTCTCGGACGCGGTCCGGGGTACGGGCCTGCCGCCCGGAGAATACGAGCTCGGAGGGCAGACGACGTTCCTCGACGGCCGCACCTCGCGCTTCGCGGACGGGACCATCGCGGGCTCGGTCATCACCCTGGATCGGGCCGTGAGGAACATGGTCCGGACGGTGGGGGTGCCCCTGCACGAGGCGATCGCCATGGCGAGCGACGTGCCGGCCCGCTCGCTGGGGCTCTCGGACCTGGGCCGGGTCGCGCCGGGCTACCGGGCGGATTTGGTCGTGCTGTCCGGCGCCCTCGAGGTCCGCGCCACCTACGTGGCGGGCCGACGCGTCCACCAGGCCTGA
- a CDS encoding DUF5107 domain-containing protein, whose translation MTRPAPAPLQPIHLENPHLRLSVVPEAGGKIASLVDRSTGREWLWSNPALPLRAPAYGSSYVLDHDSGGFDECFPAIAEGAFPSAPWQGVEIPDHGELWGLSWDCRRDGLSLAMGVDGVRFPYRFERTLTLLPDAAAVRLAYRVINRAPFPFPFVWSSHPLLAIAPGMRLLLPEGTPLRVFGASDPALGDLGAPLRWPLLQHLDLATVPGPEAGYAVKLFGPSPERGWVGLHDPATRSTLRFEYDPLTIPHLGLWLNMGAWSPREDRAPYFNLGIEPCIGAGDDLALAVRRYRAHGVIPPRGEREWSMTVRLVQETLA comes from the coding sequence ATGACCCGACCCGCGCCAGCCCCGCTTCAGCCGATCCACCTCGAAAACCCTCATCTGCGCCTGTCGGTCGTCCCGGAGGCGGGGGGCAAGATCGCGAGCCTCGTGGACCGCAGCACCGGGCGCGAGTGGCTCTGGAGCAACCCTGCTCTTCCCCTGCGCGCCCCGGCTTACGGAAGCTCGTACGTGCTGGATCACGACTCGGGCGGGTTCGACGAGTGCTTCCCGGCGATCGCCGAGGGCGCCTTCCCCAGCGCGCCGTGGCAGGGGGTCGAGATCCCCGATCACGGTGAGCTGTGGGGCCTCTCGTGGGACTGTCGGCGCGACGGCCTCTCGCTTGCCATGGGGGTGGACGGGGTGCGCTTCCCCTACCGCTTCGAGCGGACGCTGACCCTCTTGCCGGATGCCGCGGCGGTGCGCCTGGCCTACCGGGTCATCAATCGCGCGCCCTTTCCCTTCCCCTTCGTGTGGAGCTCGCACCCGCTGCTTGCGATCGCGCCGGGCATGCGGCTGCTCTTGCCGGAAGGGACCCCCCTGCGCGTCTTCGGCGCCTCGGATCCAGCGCTCGGCGACCTCGGCGCACCGCTGCGCTGGCCGCTCCTCCAGCACCTGGACCTCGCAACCGTTCCCGGTCCCGAGGCGGGCTACGCCGTCAAGCTCTTCGGTCCTTCACCCGAGCGCGGCTGGGTCGGCCTGCACGACCCGGCCACGCGCTCGACCCTGCGCTTCGAGTACGATCCGCTCACCATCCCGCACCTGGGCCTCTGGCTCAACATGGGAGCTTGGTCGCCCCGCGAGGACCGGGCGCCCTACTTCAATCTCGGCATCGAGCCTTGCATCGGGGCGGGGGACGACCTGGCGCTCGCCGTCCGGCGCTACCGCGCGCACGGGGTGATCCCGCCCAGGGGCGAGCGCGAATGGAGCATGACCGTTCGCCTGGTACAGGAGACCCTGGCATGA
- a CDS encoding ferredoxin, whose amino-acid sequence MADKTQAFPDNVPGKYYVDDTCIVCGACEAAAPDNFKLSDDGSHDVVFKQPVGPDEEQACQEALEGCPVGSIGDDGE is encoded by the coding sequence ATGGCTGACAAGACGCAAGCATTCCCGGACAACGTCCCGGGCAAGTACTACGTCGATGACACCTGCATCGTCTGTGGCGCGTGCGAAGCGGCCGCCCCGGACAACTTCAAGCTCTCCGACGACGGTAGCCACGACGTGGTCTTCAAGCAGCCCGTGGGTCCCGACGAGGAGCAGGCCTGCCAGGAAGCGCTCGAAGGCTGCCCTGTCGGCTCCATCGGCGACGACGGCGAGTAA
- a CDS encoding amidohydrolase has product MPATLVQAVDALAPELIAHRREFHRHPELGFQEVRTARRLVEILEGYGLSVATMVGTGVVACIEGASPGKTLLLRADIDALPLHELSTHDYRSTHDGVMHACGHDAHMAILLAVAKILCARRDEFKGTVKLVFQPAEEGPGGAKPMIEAGVMDHPKVDAAIGFHVWNSQPVGMVGVRSGPVMANTDEFKLVIEGKGGHGAMPHLSVDAITVAGQVIGALQTIVSRNVSPLDSAVVTLGSIHGGQRHNIIAQTVTLTGTVRSFSPAVGSLLPRRIEEVVGGITRAMGATYQLDYHRVYPATVNDPAMTELVRQAAVKVLGTDHVVEAEPSMGGEDMAFFLQEVPGCYFFVGTANPEKGLDNPHHHPRFDIDEDGLAVGAKVVLQAAFDYLGA; this is encoded by the coding sequence ATGCCGGCCACCCTCGTTCAAGCCGTCGACGCCCTCGCCCCCGAGCTGATCGCGCACCGGCGCGAGTTCCACCGCCATCCCGAGCTGGGGTTCCAGGAGGTCCGCACCGCCCGGCGCCTGGTCGAGATCCTCGAAGGGTACGGCCTTTCGGTCGCGACGATGGTCGGAACGGGAGTGGTCGCCTGCATCGAGGGGGCAAGCCCGGGCAAGACCCTTCTCTTGCGCGCGGACATCGACGCCCTGCCGCTTCACGAGCTCTCCACCCACGATTACCGTTCGACGCACGACGGGGTGATGCACGCCTGCGGGCACGACGCCCACATGGCCATCCTGCTGGCGGTCGCCAAGATCCTCTGCGCTCGTCGAGACGAGTTCAAAGGCACGGTCAAGCTGGTCTTCCAGCCGGCCGAGGAGGGCCCCGGCGGCGCCAAGCCCATGATCGAGGCGGGGGTGATGGACCACCCCAAGGTGGATGCCGCCATCGGCTTCCACGTCTGGAACTCCCAGCCCGTTGGCATGGTCGGGGTGCGCTCGGGGCCCGTCATGGCCAACACCGACGAGTTCAAGCTCGTGATCGAGGGCAAGGGCGGCCACGGGGCCATGCCGCACCTCTCGGTGGATGCGATCACGGTCGCCGGGCAGGTGATCGGCGCGCTCCAGACCATCGTCTCGCGCAACGTCTCGCCCCTGGACTCGGCGGTGGTGACCCTCGGATCCATCCACGGCGGCCAGCGCCACAACATCATCGCCCAGACCGTCACCCTCACGGGCACGGTGCGCTCCTTCTCGCCGGCGGTGGGCAGCCTTTTGCCCCGGCGCATCGAGGAGGTCGTGGGCGGCATCACCCGTGCCATGGGAGCGACCTACCAGCTGGACTACCACCGGGTCTACCCCGCCACCGTCAACGATCCGGCCATGACCGAGCTGGTGCGCCAGGCTGCCGTCAAGGTGCTGGGTACGGACCACGTCGTCGAGGCCGAGCCCAGCATGGGCGGCGAGGACATGGCCTTCTTCCTCCAGGAAGTGCCCGGCTGCTACTTCTTCGTCGGGACGGCGAATCCCGAGAAGGGGCTCGACAACCCGCACCACCACCCCCGCTTCGACATCGACGAGGACGGGCTCGCCGTGGGCGCCAAGGTGGTTCTGCAGGCGGCCTTCGATTACCTGGGCGCCTAG
- a CDS encoding 3-oxoacyl-ACP reductase family protein produces the protein MKLQGHTALVTGANHGIGKAIALAFAEEGCDVAINYAHDREAAEAVVAEIAAMGRRAIALQADVSDAIEVRRMVEQAEAALGPVDRLVNNAGIVLRATLFDITPEMWDRVMAVNAKGVFLVSQAVARGMMARQGGVIVNISSMRGVEGAESSMHYAASKAAVISLTKSFARELAPKVRVNAIAPGYVDTRIQAELSAEKRHAIEQGTPLKRFGLSEDIARTAVYFASDDSAYVTGQTLLVDGGRVIC, from the coding sequence ATGAAACTGCAGGGACACACGGCGCTCGTCACCGGCGCGAACCACGGCATCGGCAAGGCCATCGCCCTGGCCTTCGCCGAAGAGGGCTGCGACGTGGCGATCAACTACGCCCACGACCGCGAAGCGGCCGAGGCCGTCGTGGCCGAGATCGCGGCCATGGGGCGCCGGGCGATCGCCCTGCAGGCCGACGTGTCCGACGCCATCGAGGTCCGCCGGATGGTCGAGCAGGCCGAGGCCGCGCTGGGGCCCGTCGATCGGCTCGTGAACAACGCCGGCATCGTGCTGCGGGCGACCCTCTTCGACATCACCCCCGAGATGTGGGACCGGGTCATGGCCGTCAACGCCAAGGGCGTCTTTCTGGTCTCGCAGGCGGTCGCCCGCGGGATGATGGCCCGCCAGGGCGGGGTGATCGTCAACATCTCGTCCATGCGCGGAGTGGAGGGCGCCGAGAGCTCGATGCACTACGCCGCCTCCAAGGCGGCGGTGATTTCGCTGACCAAGTCCTTCGCCCGCGAGCTCGCCCCCAAGGTGCGGGTCAACGCGATCGCCCCCGGCTACGTGGACACCCGCATCCAGGCGGAACTCTCGGCCGAGAAGCGGCACGCCATCGAGCAGGGCACTCCGCTCAAGCGCTTCGGCCTGAGCGAGGACATCGCCCGGACGGCGGTCTACTTCGCGAGCGACGATTCCGCCTACGTGACCGGGCAGACGCTGCTGGTCGACGGCGGCCGGGTGATCTGCTAG